In Labrus mixtus chromosome 3, fLabMix1.1, whole genome shotgun sequence, a single window of DNA contains:
- the LOC132969382 gene encoding regulator of G-protein signaling 8-like encodes MKTRLGCLSHKSDSYSDFSEFLPPAHETTARCLKLSTDEVVRWSESFEHLLSNKYGLAAFRTFLKSEFSDENIEFWMACEEYKKVKSSTKLVSRANKIFKEFIDIQAPREVNIDYRTREKTKQSLEDPSPTSLNEVQAKVYSLMEKDSYPRFLRSKMYQDMVKRAHAQSQRRSV; translated from the exons ATGAAGACCAGACTAGGCTGCCTCTCACACAAGTCTGACTCCTACAGCGACTTCTCCGAGTTCCTTCCTCCTGCCCACGAAACCACGGCCAGGTGTCTGAA GCTGTCTACAGACGAGGTTGTTCGATGGTCCGAGTCCTTTGAACATCTTCTCTCTAACAAAT ATGGTCTGGCCGCTTTCCGGACGTTTCTCAAGTCGGAGTTCAGTGACGAGAATATCGAGTTTTGGATGGCCTGCGAAGAGTACAAAAAGGTCAAGAGCTCAACCAAACTCGTGTCGAGAGCAAACAAGATCTTCAAGGAGTTCATTGATATCCAGGCACCACGAGAG GTAAACATTGACTACCGCACcagagaaaagacaaagcaaAGCCTGGAAGATCCGTCCCCAACCAGCCTCAATGAAGTCCAAGCTAAAGTCTACAGCCTCATGGAGAAAGACTCCTACCCACGATTTCTCAGGTCCAAGATGTACCAGGATATGGTAAAGAGGGCACACGCGCAGAGCCAGCGGAGGTCTGTTTGA